The following proteins are co-located in the Anser cygnoides isolate HZ-2024a breed goose chromosome 2, Taihu_goose_T2T_genome, whole genome shotgun sequence genome:
- the HIVEP1 gene encoding zinc finger protein 40 isoform X1 — protein sequence MARPFFPERAIGSDPALGGGIPACMEGVPEGDGGARCDKIEEAQKQLNGTEDQQREITDASTRGNPDTIKGVKRKKIVTENHLKKIPKSPLRNPTESKVKQNVDLPPLKVLPDASENATAQDHVPVQNGSQCTRQNGGVLSSEISAETTKSEIPMQTKPSSTHQSLDLSKQAVEDSDASQLSSPEKKSLSNSLPSKTKTDSNECITFVDGSTSSPCTRTAFDVLLKAMEPELNILAQECPHYGEQIEKLRPNNKIVSTSPSLTSNTMSVQNQSALSQHEFTAGPRYFPCTLNNVHVATAAKSGQTQVQSVSRSQDLVTETSHQNHQVVMCPNFTGSVVQQQSQENAKLQQTYSIAVTSSGVHTSSSTVTQGFPQNQLVASSSSPLSVNTPSSTHLSIGPMYNSAQIASVVNHGVEQICNLLKDQKPKKLGKYVCEYCNRACAKPSVLQKHIRSHTGERPYPCITCGFSFKTKSNLYKHKKSHAHAVKLGLVLQPDAGGLFLSHDSDKALSIHSDVEESGESEDEGTADERQDDQELEPAQIVKVISSAEAVWKGSPVPLSNPDCIPGDSLHNTEPQVRAALPKVVVHAVNVSPLRADSPKVTDLAPELAAAQRKGDFKVTNLQSNLTHTASLKENDIKQNQKTELGLLEEQLGSAVGAVHAQLQRQQATDCSQEQQGKCLLSPRSLGSTDSGYFSRSESADQTMSPPAPFVRGLLPSEKDSNKNLPCVPRASGMVASVVQTVCTEKNLILSGQMRPPMATKTLEERISKLISDNEAVVDDKQLDSVKPRRTSLSRRGSIDSPKSYIFKDSFQFDLKPMGRRTSSSSDIPKSPFTPTEKSKQVFLLSVPSLDCLPITRSNSMPTTSYSAVPPNVIPPSHPLRGSQSFDDKIGSLYDDVFVSGPAAPLNQGGHPRTLVRQAAIEDSSTGESQVLGSVRPAEESYLGCNLSNESLLLRNKSLAQGSNLEKNKKSPQVRGTMFECETCRNRYRKLENFENHKKFYCSELHGPKTKAAIREPEHKTVPNSIQPQILHYRVTTSTGIWEQTPQIRKRRKMKSVGDDDDPQQNDTSTPSKNAECQSKPAISSSQSKLSATVVGLQQPSNLLLRSSQIQLVARGTDLTTEPKMSPLIEKETSSVMQEKVELKRQGTGISVIQHTNSLSRNSSFEKSESFERVSPVSSQEPNKVAKHHSLNAVAVQEDRHYRLNTSQHHQSLSLEAPRGEVQGSQIVSNERNTPLQTSRLVRQHNIQVPEILVTEEPDREQENQCSDQEKTERFNWPQRSETLSKLPTEKLPPKKKRIRLAEMEHSSAESSIDSTLSRSLSRESSLSHASSFSVSLDKDEISKVDNPSKAELISKSSEFLMIPTGSHVLGMPGPHYREMRRAASEQISCTQPSMEVVDCRSKSFDCGSISPSKPASLVEIAAPKLSSGNGVTGHVPLLERRRGPFVRQISLNIAPENHPVKLTSSFQTVHTTDVPFHRLQTSSKSSAEFPLSTQHSQTHSRPHSAIQNSNPINLSSVQQPLDHVLNNQRQQSSMHQPSQTSTKTSTQGEQVNSYTLSCHPDEQKDCFAPKYQLQVKTLHIGQPYSSKLLKNSLSSQTVPSQAGVDQNASSFELQAKLSDNMSNPYSVPPLKQIVPNNCSSQIHQIPPFVVPVRIYSSIPSYGFATVTPLPQILVTQDQVNQSICKTNAVRVPTLEGKTQLPKSHKDHQRTLPNSFEFENSVPESGTRNSSSSSSLNIIQKVPVSGLFPQQEATPSSKRMLSPANSLDIAMEKQQKRVKDESGAACMTDARPLHSLSVRSNDLANKQKKPILVRQVCTTEPLENHLLDPDGVAQNEKSSKASISDMLLPDRHSSETGVSETLRESPESEDMKPSASPAFAVRKPSELPPVSNQNSLLKAVGSSQERSPSSSHESKQINSQSQAKPLTMLAAVNTGEMQRLSFPSLKTSTSFTWCFLLKRKPLHLLQNDQKISAYSTWTISPNNPNPLGLSTKVALSLLNSKQKVEKPLYTQARTTHPRSDVLVYSSKWKNSLTKQALNRKKMTASEFSNKENSESSTEHDKENSFNKTEPRRVKIFDGGYKSNEDYVYVRGRGRGKYICEECGIRCKKPSMLKKHIRTHTDVRPYHCNYCNFSFKTKGNLTKHMKSKAHSKKCMDLGVSVGLIDDQDGEEEFGEKQRFGCDRSGFDAEESDGADEDENDNEDDDEDSQAESVLSTTPSVTASPQHHPSRHGLQDATSADEDTRLPDCFAGVHTDSMDSLPKALLTKMTVLSTVQSISRTSRSPAEFSHQEAHEGKAQERGAGPHNASAALADVAPTSPGHQMSVDYPDPEAAMGHSLISTAVLTKNTPSTSSPSSPTDRGVQTTVASPYAEIPEEKPPRCPPRAAELRAPQTHLFSHLPLHSQQQAKAPYSMVPVGGLQVVPAGLATYSTFVPIQAGPVQLTIPAVGVIHRTTSTLGEAGCATSSTATNPVGVAEVNSVVPCIPIGQINVPGIQGLSTPSLQPLPPLSMETVNVLGLTNTNIAPQMRPPGITLNAVGLQVLAASASPQGNPSPQAHIPGLQILNIALPALIPSVSPVSADGQGASEIPATGSKAGDVPQEPAPASFPNISQVARAASPQVVPSGQWYSGKSLAEPASASDYERLNRPGKADAEKTDLANHVKPKCNISSVQVRRASPAEPCLKVNSDVLSKSPVHQTVSPDRQVF from the exons aaatcaCAGATGCTAGTACTAGAGGAAACCCAGATACAATTAAGggtgtgaaaagaaaaaagattgtgACTGAAAACcatctaaaaaaaataccaaaatcgCCTTTGAGAAACCCCACAGAATCCAAGGTTAAACAAAATGTAGACCTTCCACCACTAAAAGTTCTTCCAGATGCCTCAGAAAATGCCACAGCACAGGACCACGTACCTGTGCAAAATGGAAGTCAATGTACCAGACAAAACGGGGGAGTGCTTAGTAGTGAGATAAGTGCTGAAACAACCAAATCTGAGATACCGATGCAGACAAAGCCTTCATCGACACATCAGTCCCTAGACTTGAGTAAGCAGGCAGTAGAGGATTCTGATGCGAGCCAGTTGAGCTCACCAGAGAAGAAGTCTCTCTCCAACTCCTTACCAAGTAAAACAAAGACTGACAGTAATGAATGTATTACTTTTGTTGATGGTAGTACGTCATCCCCATGTACACGTACTGCATTCGATGTCTTGTTAAAAGCTATGGAGCCTGAACTGAACATCTTAGCACAAGAGTGCCCCCATTATGGGGAGCAGATAGAGAAACTGAgaccaaataataaaattgtaaGCACCTCTCCAAGTCTCACGTCCAATACAATGAGCGTCCAAAATCAGTCTGCTTTGTCTCAGCATGAGTTTACAGCTGGACCTCGCTATTTCCCATGTACATTGAACAACGTGCATGTAGCAACAGCTGCCAAGAGTGGACAAACACAGGTCCAGTCGGTTTCTCGTTCACAAGACCTTGTTACTGAAACCAGCCATCAAAATCACCAGGTTGTTATGTGTCCAAATTTCACAGGTTCCGTGGTGCAACAGCAGAGTCAAGAAAATGCCAAGCTCCAGCAGACATACAGCATAGCAGTAACTTCCTCTGGTGTTCACACCTCATCTTCCACTGTAACTCAGGGTTTTCCTCAAAATCAGTTAGTAGCTAGTTCATCTTCACCTTTGTCAGTTAACACACCTAGTTCAACACACTTGTCTATAGGTCCCATGTATAATTCAGCCCAGATAGCATCAGTTGTAAACCATGGCGTAGAACAAATATGTAACCTCTTGAAAGACCAGAAACCTAAAAAGCTGGGGAAGTACGTCTGTGAGTATTGCAATCGGGCCTGTGCCAAGCCCAGTGTTCTCCAAAAGCACATCCGATCCCATACTGGAGAGCGACCGTATCCTTGCATTACATGTgggttttcatttaaaactaaaagtaaTTTGTACAAGCACAAAAAATCCCATGCACATGCTGTCAAACTTGGACTTGTCCTACAGCCAGATGCTGGTGGTCTCTTCTTATCTCATGACTCAGACAAAGCACTTAGCATTCATTCAGATGTGGAAGAAAGTGGTGAAAGTGAAGATGAAGGCACTGCTGATGAAAGACAAGATGATCAAGAACTGGAACCTGCACAAATAGTGAAAGTAATTTCAAGTGCAGAAGCTGTATGGAAGGGAAGCCCTGTTCCACTAAGTAACCCAGATTGCATCCCAGGTGATTCATTACACAATACAGAACCACAAGTAAGGGCAGCTTTACCAAAAGTAGTGGTTCACGCTGTAAATGTTTCTCCGTTAAGGGCCGATAGCCCCAAAGTAACAGATCTAGCACCAGAgcttgctgcagcacagagaaaaggagATTTTAAAGTGACAAATCTTCAGTCAAATTTAACACATACGGCCTcattaaaggaaaatgacataaaacaaaatcagaaaacagaactGGGCCTATTAGAGGAGCAGCTGGGATCTGCAGTAGGAGCTGTGCATGCTCAGCTTCAGAGACAACAGGCAACCGATTGTTCCCAGGAACAGCAAGGAAAATGCCTTCTGAGCCCTAGAAGTTTAGGTAGTACTGATTCTGGTTATTTCTCTCGTTCTGAAAGTGCTGATCAAACAATGAGCCCACCAGCTCCTTTCGTAAGAGGATTATTGCCCTCTGAAAaagattcaaataaaaatttgccCTGTGTACCAAGAGCAAGTGGAATGGTAGCATCAGTGGTACAAACAGTTTGTACCGAGAAAAATTTGATTCTCTCTGGCCAAATGCGACCTCCCATGGCAACAAAAACCCTTGAGGAGCGTATCTCAAAGTTAATTTCTGATAATGAAGCTGTTGTGGATGACAAACAGTTAGATAGCGTGAAACCAAGAAGAACATCTCTTTCGAGAAGAGGAAGCATAGATTCACCAAAATCCTACATATTTAAGGATTCTTTCCAGTTTGATTTAAAGCCTATGGGAAGAAGAACTAGTTCAAGCTCTGATATACCAAAGTCTCCTTTCACACCCACTGAGAAATCAAAgcaagtttttcttctctctgtacCATCCCTTGACTGTTTGCCTATAACACGAAGTAATTCCATGCCTACTACCAGTTATTCAGCAGTACCTCCAAATGTAATACCTCCTTCTCATCCACTTAGAGGAAGTCAGTCATTTGATGATAAAATCGGTTCTTTATACGATGATGTTTTTGTATCAGGGCCTGCTGCTCCACTGAACCAAGGTGGACATCCTCGGACCCTTGTTAGACAGGCAGCAATAGAAGATTCTTCTACCGGTGAAAGCCAAGTTCTTGGATCAGTGCGACCTGCAGAAGAAAGTTATCTGGGATGTAATTTATCAAATGAATCTTTATTGCTAAGGAACAAGTCCCTGGCACAGGGatcaaatttagaaaaaaataagaagtccCCTCAGGTGCGAGGAACAATGTTTGAGTGTGAAACCTGCAGAAACAGGTATAGGAAACTGGAAAACTTTGAAAACCACAAGAAATTTTACTGTTCAGAGTTGCATGGACCTAAAACTAAAGCTGCAATCCGAGAGCCTGAACATAAAACTGTTCCAAATAGTATACAACCTCAAATTCTGCACTACAGAGTCACTACTTCAACTGGCATCTGGGAACAGACTCcacaaataaggaaaagaaggaaaatgaaaagtgttGGAGATGATGATGACCCACAACAAAACGACACAAGCACACCATCAAAGAATGCAGAATGCCAAAGTAAGCCAGCAATTTCTTCCAGTCAGTCAAAACTCAGTGCAACAGTGGTAGGTTTGCAACAGCCAAGCAACCTTCTACTTCGAAGTTCACAAATTCAGCTTGTGGCTCGAGGCACAGATCTGACAACAGAACCAAAGATGTCTCCGCTCATTGAAAAGGAGACAAGTTCAGTTATGCAAGAAAAGGTGGAGTTGAAAAGACAAGGGACTGGTATTTCAGTAATACAGCATACCAATTCACTGAGCAGAAATAGCTCATTTGAGAAATCGGAGTCATTTGAAAGAGTATCACCAGTTTCATCTCAAGAGCCCAACAAGGTTGCAAAACACCACTCTTTGAATGCAGTTGCAGTCCAAGAGGATAGACACTATCGTCTGAATACTTCCCAGCATCATCAGTCACTGTCATTAGAAGCACCTAGAGGGGAAGTTCAGGGAAGCCAAATAGTTTCTAATGAGAGGAACACACCACTTCAGACATCAAGACTCGTTCGCCAGCATAACATCCAGGTTCCTGAAATACTGGTCACAGAAGAACCAGACAGGGAACAAGAAAACCAGTGCAGCGAtcaggaaaagacagaaagatttAATTGGCCACAGCGCAGTGAAACACTGTCAAAATTGCCAACAGAAAAACTTccaccaaagaagaaaagaattcgCTTGGCCGAAATGGAGCACTCATCTGCTGAATCGAGCATTGACTCCACTCTTTCCAGAAGTCTAAGTCGAGAGAGTAGTTTGTCTCATGCCTCCAGTTTCTCGGTGTCTCTCGATAAAGATGAGATTTCAAAGGTGGACAATCCTTCTAAAGCAGAACTTATTAGTAAGTCGTCAGAATTCCTTATGATTCCCACTGGCTCTCATGTGCTGGGCATGCCTGGCCCACATTACAGGGAAATGAGGCGTGCTGCGTCAGAGCAGATCAGCTGCACGCAGCCCTCGATGGAGGTTGTAGACTGCAGGAGTAAGTCTTTTGACTGTGGAAGCATATCTCCATCGAAACCTGCCTCACTCGTAGAGATAGCTGCTCCAAAACTGTCGTCTGGAAATGGAGTTACTGGACACGTGCCTCTGCTAGAAAGAAGGAGGGGACCATTTGTAAGacaaatatctttaaatattgCTCCAGAAAATCATCCAGTTAAATTGACTTCTTCATTTCAGACAGTTCATACTACAGATGTGCCATTTCACAGGCTGCAGACCTCTAGCAAATCCTCAGCGGAGTTTCCTTTAAGTACTCAGCATTCTCAAACTCACTCCAGGCCTCACTCAGCAATTCAAAATTCTAATCCCATTAACCTGTCTTCAGTTCAGCAGCCTCTAGATCATGTTTTGAATAATCAAAGACAGCAATCTTCAATGCATCAGCCTTCCCAGACTTCTACTAAAACATCAACCCAAGGGGAACAAGTGAATTCATACACACTTTCTTGTCACCCTGATGAACAAAAGGATTGTTTTGCTCCGAAGTATCAACTCCAAGTTAAAACATTACATATAGGTCAGCCATACTCTTCTAAATTGCTAAAAAATAGTCTATCAAGTCAGACTGTCCCAAGTCAAGCTGGAGTGGACCAGAATGCGTCCTCCTTTGAGCTGCAGGCTAAACTGTCTGACAATATGTCTAATCCTTATTCTGTGCCTCCTCTAAAACAAATTGTCCCTAATAACTGCAGCAGTCAGATACATCAGATTCCTCCTTTTGTAGTTCCTGTCCGTATTTACAGTAGCATCCCATCCTATGGCTTTGCAACCGTTACACCCCTTCCTCAAATTTTAGTGACTCAGGATCAGGTAAACCAATCtatttgcaaaacaaatgcTGTGAGAGTGCCAACGCTTGAAGGCAAAACTCAGCTGCCAAAATCTCACAAAGATCATCAGAGGACTTTGCCAAATTCATTTGAGTTTGAAAATTCAGTACCAGAAAGTGGAACCAGAAATTCTTCTTCGTCAAGCTCTTTGAATATTATTCAGAAAGTGCCAGTTAGTGGACTCTTCCCTCAACAAGAAGCTACACCTTCAAGTAAACGAATGCTTTCTCCAGCCAACAGTTTAGATATTGCcatggaaaaacaacaaaaacgtGTTAAAGATGAGAGTGGAGCTGCTTGCATGACCGATGCCAGACCATTACATTCACTGAGCGTTCGATCTAATGACCTGGCTAATAAGCAAAAGAAACCAATCTTGGTGAGACAGGTTTGCACCACAGAGCCTCTTGAAAATCACCTCCTAGATCCTGATGGTGTTGCACAGaatgaaaaaagcagcaaagctaGTATTTCAGACATGCTGTTGCCTGACCGTCATTCATCTGAAACTGGGGTTTCAGAAACCCTGAGGGAGTCACCAGAATCTGAAGACATGAAGCCTTCAGCATCACCAGCGTTTGCAGTTAGAAAACCATCTGAACTGCCTCCAGTGAGTAATCAGAATTCTCTTTTAAAGGCTGTAGGCAGCAGTCAAGAAAGATCCCCAAGTAGCAGTCATGAGAGCAAGCAAATCAATAGCCAGAGTCAAGCAAAGCCTCTAACCATGCTGGCTGCAGTGAATACAGGAGAAATGCAGAGATTGTCATTTCCAAGCCTCAAGACCTCAACGAGCTTTACCTGGTGTTTTCTCCTGAAGAGGAAACCGTTACATCTGCTGCAAAACGATCAGAAAATTTCAGCCTACTCTACATGGACCATTAGTCCCAACAATCCTAATCCACTTGGTTTGTCAACAAAGGTAGCTCTTTCTCTCCTCAACTCAAAACAGAAAGTTGAAAAACCGCTATACACTCAAGCAAGAACTACTCATCCCAGGTCTGATGTACTGGTCTATTCAAGCAAGTGGAAGAACAGCTTAACCAAG caagcattaaatagaaaaaaaatgactgcatCTGAATTCAGCAATAAGGAAAACTCTGAATCAAGTACTGAGCATGATAAAGAAAATTCCTTTAACAAAACTGAACCAAGAAGAGTGAAAATATTTGATGGAGG GTACAAGTCAAATGAAGACTATGTGTATGTTcgggggagaggaagagggaaataCATCTGTGAGGAATGTGGAATACGTTGCAAGAAGCCCAGTATGCTGAAGAAGCATATTCGCACACATACAGATGTCCGTCCTTACCATTGCAATTACTGCAACTTCTCCTTCAAAACTAAAG gaaatcTGACAAAACATATGAAGTCAAAAGCACATAGCAAGAAATGCATGGATTTGGGAGTTTCAGTAGGCTTAATAGATGACCAAGATGGAGAAGAAGAATTTG GTGAGAAACAAAGATTTGGCTGTGACCGGTCAGGGTTTGATGCAGAGGAGTCTGATGGTGCAGATGAAGATGAAAATGACAAcgaagatgatgatgaagacAGCCAAGCCGAATCAGTCCTATCCACAACCCCCTCAGTGACAGCCAGCCCCCAGCATCACCCCTCTCGACACGGCCTGCAGGATGCCACAAGTGCTGATGAAGATACCAGACTGCCGGACTGCTTTGCTGGGGTTCACACAGACTCAATGGATAGCCTACCGAAAGCACTGCTGACGAAGATGACTGTCCTTAGCACAGTGCAGTCAATTAGCAGGACCTCCAGGTCGCCAGCAGAGTTCTCCCACCAGGAAGCACATGAGGGTAAAGCCCAGGAGAGAGGAGCAGGTCCCCACAATGCTAGTGCTGCGCTGGCAGATGTTGCTCCTACATCTCCAGGTCACCAGATGTCTGTGGATTACCCTGATCCAGAAGCAGCTATGGGCCACTCCTTAATATCAACTGCAGTTCTTACAAAG AACACGCCCTCCACCAGCTCCCCCTCATCACCCACAGACCGGGGCGTGCAGACCACAGTGGCATCGCCCTACGCTGAAATCCCAGAAGAGAAGCCACCCAGGTGCCCGCCACGTGCTGCCGAGTTGAGGGCTCCCCAGACCCACCTCTTCAGCCACCTCCCGCTGCATTCGCAGCAGCAAGCCAAGGCGCCCTACAGCATGGTACCGGtaggggggcttcaggtggtCCCTGCTGGCCTGGCCACCTACTCCACCTTCGTGCCAATTCAGGCAGGGCCAGTACAGCTCACCATTCCCGCTGTCGGTGTAATCCACAGAACTACAAGCACCCTCGGCGAGGCGGGTTGCGCTACTTCTAGCACTGCCACGAATCCCGTCGGGGTTGCTGAAGTGAACAGCGTCGTGCCATGTATTCCCATCGGACAGATCAACGTGCCAGGCATCCAGGGTCTCAGCACGCCCAGCTTGCAGCCTCTTCCACCCCTCAGCATGGAGACGGTGAACGTCTTAGGCCTGACAAATACGAACATAGCCCCCCAGATGCGCCCTCCAGGAATTACTCTGAATGCTGTGGGCCTCCAGGTTTTGGCCGCCAGCGCTTCCCCGCAGGGCAACCCCAGCCCTCAGGCACACATCCCGGGCTTGCAGATACTGAACATCGCCTTGCCTGCCCTCATCCCCTCCGTCAGTCCGGTCAGCGCAGACGGGCAGGGAGCCTCTGAAATACCAGCCACAGGCAGCAAAGCCGGTGACGTTCCGCAAGAGCCGGCTCCTGCCAGCTTCCCCAACATCAGCCAGGTGGCCAGGGCTGCTTCTCCTCAGGTGGTCCCCAGTGGCCAGTGGTACAGCGGGAAGAGCCTTGCAGAGCCTGCCTCTGCGAGTGACTACGAAAGACTCAACAGGCCAGGGAAAGCAGATGCTGAAAAGACTGACCTCGCAAACCATGTCAAGCCAAAGTGCAACATCTCTTCGGTTCAGGTCAGAAGGGCTTCCCCGGCAGAGCCCTGCTTAAAGGTGAATTCTGACGTTTTGAGCAAGTCCCCGGTCCATCAAACTGTCTCTCCGGATAGACAG gtGTTTTGA